From the Quadrisphaera sp. RL12-1S genome, one window contains:
- a CDS encoding glycosyl hydrolase → MADQPSAPQGPRASASQQVQEPDQEPGAEGPQHAAPKRTGPSRRTVLGTAAGVVAAGGLATWVALRTGGGAASPGGGGTPSTAPSTSATTAFTPRQWISGASGEGVADGSYAAARGTEVGVSATWFDNNEAMLKLYTLQPGEEFDGWDKPLDVSLGAIDMDDEGESWAEAAAGAYDDRWRQSLTLLRDVWGSRQATCYIRFAHEMNGNWYRWKVVASDVDAFKTAWGRYRAIQQQVFPASKLVLCFNRESVQSGYDWRDLYPGQGQVDVMGVDYYNQFPAVDTAEEWDAAMTLKDPFGGPKGLQGHLDFAKEVGLPLAVSEWSGNADEGDHPVFVQKMHEFFSRNGGTGPGEVLYEVQFNVDMQGANGKFLLISPQTRMPESEKAYTSLRWGNPSA, encoded by the coding sequence ATGGCCGATCAGCCGTCAGCACCGCAGGGGCCGAGGGCCTCCGCGTCGCAGCAGGTCCAGGAGCCGGACCAGGAGCCGGGCGCCGAGGGCCCGCAGCACGCTGCGCCGAAGCGCACCGGGCCGAGCCGGCGCACCGTCCTGGGCACCGCTGCGGGCGTGGTCGCCGCCGGCGGCCTGGCCACCTGGGTAGCCCTGCGCACGGGCGGTGGGGCGGCGTCACCCGGTGGTGGCGGCACGCCGTCGACCGCGCCGTCGACGAGCGCCACGACGGCCTTCACGCCGCGCCAGTGGATCTCCGGTGCCTCCGGGGAGGGCGTGGCCGACGGCTCGTACGCGGCGGCCCGCGGCACCGAGGTGGGGGTCTCGGCCACCTGGTTCGACAACAACGAGGCGATGCTGAAGCTGTACACGCTCCAGCCCGGCGAGGAGTTCGACGGCTGGGACAAGCCGCTGGACGTCTCCCTTGGTGCCATCGACATGGACGACGAGGGCGAGAGCTGGGCCGAGGCCGCCGCCGGCGCCTACGACGACCGCTGGCGGCAGTCCCTCACCCTGCTGCGGGACGTCTGGGGGAGCAGGCAGGCCACCTGCTACATCCGGTTCGCCCACGAGATGAACGGCAACTGGTACCGCTGGAAGGTGGTCGCCAGCGACGTCGACGCGTTCAAGACCGCCTGGGGCCGCTACCGGGCGATCCAGCAGCAGGTGTTCCCCGCGTCCAAGCTCGTGCTCTGCTTCAACCGCGAGTCGGTGCAGAGCGGGTACGACTGGCGAGACCTCTACCCCGGCCAGGGGCAGGTGGACGTCATGGGCGTCGACTACTACAACCAGTTCCCGGCGGTCGACACCGCCGAGGAGTGGGACGCCGCGATGACCCTCAAGGACCCGTTCGGCGGTCCCAAGGGCCTGCAGGGCCACCTCGACTTCGCCAAGGAGGTGGGCCTGCCCCTGGCCGTGTCCGAGTGGTCCGGGAACGCGGACGAGGGCGACCACCCCGTGTTCGTGCAGAAGATGCACGAGTTCTTCTCCCGCAACGGCGGCACCGGGCCTGGCGAGGTCCTCTACGAGGTGCAGTTCAACGTGGACATGCAGGGTGCCAACGGCAAGTTCCTGCTCATCAGCCCCCAGACGCGGATGCCCGAGTCGGAGAAGGCCTACACCAGCCTGCGCTGGGGGAACCCCTCCGCCTGA